The genome window AAGGGCTGTGCTACACGCTTCTTGGACTGACTTCCCTTCGCAGCTACCCACTCTTTGCTTCTTTCTTCTTAGCcgcttcctcatcctcatcattCATCTGAGCCTCCACATCCACCTGAGCCTCTGCGCCGTCTTGAATGACCGCCATATCAATATTATCACCCAATTCTTGAACTCCAGCAGCTAGCTCTTCTTCCTCCATGAAGTCTGTGATCTCACCCTGTTCCCATTCCTCTATGTTCTCATCCTCCTCCACCAGGAGCTCAGAATCTGATAGTAACACACCTTCTATCATCAAGTTAGCCTCATGCAAAGCCTGAGAATGCAAGTTCTCATCAGACAACTCCAAAACCTCTCCACTGTCCGCGCTCTCCCCCGCAACCTTCGATTCCTCTTTCATATCGATCCCATTTACTTGAGCAGCAGCTGGGCCATCTGGACCTGAGTCCTCGAACAACAAAGCTTTGCGAGTCTTGGAAGACGTCCCAGTTCCTTGTACTGGTAACACAGAACCATCCCCAGCAGGCGACTTAGGGACACTTTTAAAAGCATCAAGCATAAGCTTCGTTGAGTCTCTCAGCTGGTCACCTTCACCATTCCGGGGGTTATTGGAAGCCCCTAGACTGCACACCAGGCCTGCGGCCACCATATCCCGTATGTCTTCCTTGGAAAGTGGATCCCTCACCATAGCCCCTTGAGAACTTGCCTCCATAAGGATGATAAGAATCTTCCTGGCGAAATGGCCCTTGATTATCTCTAGCGATACCTTGGCCTTTATCCCCACCTCTGAACCCTTGATAACGTGATTGTTGTCCAGATCCACGTTCATCCCTCTGCCTGGTGCCATTAGCCACAACCGCTTTATAGCTTGTGGCGTTAGCTCTCTCCGTTCCATCAGTTACTGGTTCCCTTTTCGTGGAGCTTACAGTTTCTTCTTGAAAGAGTCTCGGGCAACGAGACTGATCATGAGTCAAGCTCAAGCATTCCTTACAAAAACCGTAAAGCTTCTCATATCGTAGCGCCACCAGAATCTCCACACCTTCCTCGGGCTCAATAGCCACAGAGAAAACCAACGGCTTAAAGCCATCAATGAACGAGATCCACCGGACCCTGAACCTGACCAATAGCATCACCCACGCTCTGGAAGATCGGAGCCGCTCTGAACTGGAGTGGAATGTCCAGCAAACGGACCCATAATGTAATCTTTGATGGGTAGTTCGGTTCGAGCACCAGCTTCCACCTAACCAGAGACAACATCCAATAGTCAAAATGGAAGGGCTCCATCTTGAGGACCTCCACAATATCTTCCTCCACGTCAAAGCTAAACTGGAACTTTCCCAGACCGAGATCAGCACCGACCACACGTCCTTCTTCATTCTAGACCTGGGAGTTCGGGTCTTAGGATCTGGTTCGGGCCGGTTCCTTTCGTGTCCGGATCTTTTCGGGTCTTAAATATTtagacccaataggtacttaaAAATTTTCGGTTCgtgttcgggtcggttcttctcgggtccgggtcggttcaggtctataattaaaatacccataaaatatCCGTAATTTTTCGGATCCatatcgggtccgggtcgggttcgggtatttaggatctgaaaatGACATGATATACTCAATTCCATcaactttagttgaatatttgtcgtatatatctaaaattttacaaaacgacttaaatgaaactataaataattaaaataaaatattttaaaactctaaattttacattttaaagttttatattactttaaaaatgttaaaaaataataacaaatgttgttaacaaaagatatttcaactaaatcataaaataatatatataaaatagaacacaaaaacatcatagttttagatatatatgtttttcagtcgggtacaaatcggttcttatcggaTCTATTTGGGTCagttcttttcgggtccgggtctattcgggtcggtttcttttcggttccggttctttcgggtaaaaaaaatttagacccaaaaggtacttgtaaattttcggtccGGTTCCGGGTCGAgtatttttgggtcggttccggttcgggtcttcgggtccagattaaaatgcccaggcctactaCATTCCATATTCTCGGAAGCATGAAAAGGAGAATCTTCATGTCTTGTTTCTGAGGATTCATGCACCGCCCTATGAGAGTCTTGGAATAACTCGCAATGAGTGAGTCATTCCAAGATCCAATCACATGCCAAGCTTCCAAGATCTTCCCATCCCGAAACCAATTAGAGCGATGCTGATAAGCTGGCGGTGCCTTTGGCATTTGTTCAGAAGAGGTTGAGATCGAAGAGAGGGAAGAAGAGTGGCTAGAAGGAAGTTTGAAGAGATGGAAAGACTCTCTGTGGGTTAGAGGGTCTTGGTCGAGTTTGGTATTATGGAATAGGGAGTTGAACGTTGTCGTTTTACATTATGCATTTCACTACTTAAGCTATGAGCTGTAATACTTTAGAGGGCATCATAATTGATCATTAAACAAGCATCTAATCTCCCAATCCTTTCTTCTTATCCTCTCCCCTTTCTTGTTACAGATAAGCTTGCTTatcattggtatcagagctgaaaaATGCCTCCGAAGCAAGAGACTCACACCGAAAGGATCTCGGCTCTCGAAGGTAGGATCAGTGCTGTCTCAATTACGATCGATGAGCTACGTGACTCGATGGCGAGGAGTGAGCGATCGATTCTGGAGACGACGTTGAAGAGTGATCAAAAGTTCCTGGAGGTCGATCGGAAGGCTGAGGAGCGTCATACTCAGCTGATGGCTATGTTCCAGAAACAACCGGTGGTGGTGACGAATCAGGAGAAGGTCGAGCCAAAGGAGGGAGGCCCGGGAGAGATTCATCGCGAGACTGAAGGATCTGTTTCCAACACCCAAGGATTACAGATCCGTCCAGAGAAAGGCCTTCTACATGTTCCGGAGATGGCGACCCCTTTCAGATATGCGGAGCTCAACACTCCGTTTTATCATGCGGGTTCCTCGGGGTATTCATCTCAACAGAAACTTGAATCACCTCCGAAGAAGCTTGATCTGCCAAACTTTGAAGGGAAGAACCCAGATGACTGGACCTTTCGGATGGAGAAGTGTTTCTCGGTGAATCAaacggaggaagaagagaagttgTCGTTGGCGATGTCGTGTTTGATTGGTTGTGCTGTGACATGGTTGAGAATGATATAGGACAGGGAGGAGCCGTTAGATTGGAGGGATTTTAAGGTGAAACTGAGGAGGAGATTCAAACCGACAAGGGGAGGAACCATCCTTAGTCAGATGTTACGGTTGAGGCAGACGGGGACTATATCCGAGTATAGAGAGCAGTTTGAGGAGCTATCCGCAGAAGTACCTCATGTGACAAATGATGTGCTAGAGGAGATATTCTTGCACGGAATGAAGCGGAGTTTGCGAGAGCAAGTGGTGAGATTGAGGCCAGTAGGGATGGATGAGATTGTTGACATGGCCAAGATCATTGAAGAACAGGAGAATGAGCGCAGTTCCTATCAAAATCGGTCCTTCCAAAGGACTAGTTCAGCGCCCACCCTCAACTCTAGCCATAGGAGCTACAACTCTAACTCTGGTAATGCTCGTTACGGGGAGAACACATCGGCGAGGAAGTCTGTGGACTCTCAGCGTGACAACAAGAGCAATGATCAGAAGAAAAACATCCAGAACCCCTGCAGACACTGTGGAGAAAGGTTCTTTGCAGGGCATCGATGTAAGGCTTTTCAGAGGttaaaaaaaatggagttgGATGATAGTGAAGTGAAAGATGAGGAAGAGTTGAGCGACGAAGAGAAGTCCGAGGATCACAATGATACTCAGGAGCAGGAGTTACATGTGTTGTCCTTGAATTCAATGGTGGGAATTACCTCTAAGAAAACTATGAAGATGAAAGGCAGGATGGGGGATAGAGACGTCGTGGTTCTTATCGACTCAGGGGCTACTTGTAACTTTATTTCGAAGAAGTTGGTGGGTGAGTTAAAGTTGCCCGTGGTGGAGACGGTAGGCTTTGGAGTGGCGGTTGGAAATGGAGAAGTTATATCAGGTTCTGGAAAATGTGAAGGTGTGGAAGTATTGATTCAAGGAGTGACGATTAAAGAAGAGTTCTTGCTCTTTGAGCTGGGAACTATTGATTTGGTTTTGGGATATTCGTGGTTGGCTGAACTTGGGGAGACCCGCATTAACTGGGGGTTGAACATTCTGAGGTTTCAACGCGATGAGAAGTGGGTGTCGATTTGCAGTGATCCGGAGTTACTGAAGGCTCAAGTGTCCCTTAATACGATGGAGAAGCTCTGCGATAAGGAAGATGTGGTGTCTGTTGGAGCTGCAAGCATTATTTGAGCATGATAGCAAGGAAACAGAGACAAACCCCAGCCCAGCCATCACCGCCTTGTTAAAAAGGTTTATAGGAGTTTTTAAGATGCCGGGGGACTTACCTCCAAAGCGTACAAGGGAGCACGCGATCACCCTCCAAGAGGGAACGTCAACGATAAATATGAGACCTTACCGATACTCGCATACACAGAAGAATGAGATTGAGAAGCTGGTTAAGGAGATGCTGCAGGCGGGAATAATTCGCCCAAGTATCAGCCCTTTTTCGAGTCCGGTGTtgttagtcaaaaaaaaagatggcgGTCTACGGTTCTGCGTCGACTATAGAGCAGTGAACAAGAGCACGATACCCGACAGGTACCCCATTCCAGTggttgaggagttgcttgatgAATTAGCAGGGGCAACCATCTTCTCCAAGCTGGACCTGAAATCAGGTTATCACCAAATTCGGGTGCGAGCAGATGACGTGGGTAAGACGGCTTTCAAAACCCACGAAGGCCATTATGAGTTCTTGGTGATGCCTTTCGGCCTCACCAAAGCCCCTGCAACGTTCCAATCAGTGATGAATGATATTTTCAAGCCTTATCTCAGGAGGTTTGTTTTGGTGttctttgatgatatcctaatctATAGTAAGACAGAGGTGGAGCATCGTGAGCACTTGAGGTTAGTGTTGCAGCTGTTGAAGGAACACCAGTTTTATGCCAATGAGAAGAAGTGTGCCTTCGGGCAATCGGAAATAGCGTATTTGGGGCATGTTATTTCGAAAAAGGGCGTTGCTGCAGATCCAGAGAAGATAACAGCTGTGAAGCAATGGCCTCAACCGAAGAATGTTACGTCTTTGAGAGGGTTCTTGGGGTTAACAGGGTATTACAGGAGGTTTGTAGAAGACTATGGGAAAATAGCGAGACCCCTTACTGATCTACTGAAGAAGGAGGGATTTAAATGGACCGATCGAGCTTCACATGCTTttgcgagattgaagacagcaatgACACAGCTACCAATGTTGATCCTTCCTGACTTCACTCAGCCATTTGTGGTCGAAActgatgcttcaggaattggcATAGGAGCAGTGTTGTCTCAAGGTGACCGGCCAATTGCCTTTATCAGCAAGGCTTTCTCTAGTAAGGGCAGAGTTAAATCAGTATATGAAAGGGAGCTGTTAGCAATTGTGTTCGCAGTGACTAAGTGGCGACACTTCCTAACAGGTCACAAGTTCACTATTCGTACTGATCAAAAGAGTTTGAAGCATTTACTGGAACAGAGGGCGGTGTCAGTAGAACAACAGAAATGGGCTTTGAAGCTATTGGGGTTGAACTACTCTATTGAATACAGGCCGGGTAAAGACAATAGAGTGGCGGATGCATTATCAAGGATTCCGGGGCAAGAAGAGATCTTGGAGCTGCAATTGACGGCTCCTCTAACAATTGACAAAGAGGAGTTAGCATTACAAGTAGCTCAAGATGCAGTGTTGCAGGAGATTATTAAGGCTGTGCACAAGGGAAGAGAAGGAACTGAGAGTTACAGTGTGAAGGAAGGGCTACTTATGAAAGATAACAGACTCGTCATTCCTGAGAAATCGCCTTTCATTCCGGCCCTAATGAGACAGTTTCACGACAGCAATATTGGGGGTCATGAAGGGGTGCTCAAGACATTCAAAAGGATGGCTAGGGAAGTGTTGTGGAAAAACATGAGGAGCGATATCACCGATTTTATCAAGGCTTGTGCAGTGTGTCAGCAGAACAAATACTCTACATTAACTCCAGCATGGCTTTTGTCTCCATTGCCTATACCTCAGCAAGTGTGGACTGATATTAGTCTCGACTTTGTGGAAGGTCTTCCCTTCTCCAAAGGGTTTGATGTGATACTGGTCGTTGTCGATAGGCTCACCAAATATGCTCACTTCATTCCCCTGAAACACCCTTTTACAGCAAAAACGGTCGCGGAGACGTTTGTGAAGGAAGTGGTTAAGTTGCACGGATTTCCGGAGACAATGGTTTCGGATCGCGATAGGGTGTTCTTGAGCCTGTTTTGGTCTGCTTTGTTCAAGAGCCAAGGGACTGCACTGCACAAGAGTACATCGTATCATCCTCAGTCCGATGGGCAAACAGAGGTAGTGAATCGTTGTTTGGAGGCTTATCTGAGATGTTTTGCGGGGAGGAAGCCGTCATCATGGGTGCAGTGGCTGCCTTGGGCAGAATATTGGTATAACACCTCCCATCATTCAGCGACTAACACAACTCCTTTTAAGGCGTTGTATGGGTGTGACCCTCCGAGGCTATTGCGGTTTGGTGATGTTCCGACGGCTAATGCAGAAGTAGAGGAGATGATCAAGGGTCAGAATGAATTGTTACAGGAGCTGAGAGACAACCTTGCTACTGCTCAAGCAAGGATGCAAGCCTCTGCTAATAAGAAGCGTCGGGATGTTGAGTTCGAGGTGGGCACTTGGGTCTACTTAAAGTTACGTCCTTATAGACAAACGTCGTTGGCCTACCGTAGGGCAGAGAAGCTAGAGCCGCATTTCTTTGGGCCTTATCTGATTGAGAAGAGAGTGGGAAAGGTTGTGTATAAGCTGGCGTTGCCTGCGCACAGCTTGGTTCACCCAGTGTTCCATGTCTCACAGCTGAAGCTTGCCGTGGAACCGAACACTAAGGTCCAGGAGCTCCCTTTAATCCTATCGTCTTCGTTGGAATGGAATGCCGAACCAGAGGAGTTGGTGAGCATTAGGAGATCAGTGGATGGGAAACAGACTGAGGTGTTGGTTAAGTGGTCTGGGTTGCCGGAGTTCGAGAATACGTGGGAGCCGTTGCAGCGTCTGAAGGAGCAGTATCCTCATTGTCAGCTTGAGGACAAGCTGGTTCTTCTACGGGAGGGTATTGATAAGCTGGCGGTGCCTTTGGCATTTGTTCAGAAGAGGTTGAGATCGAAGAGAGGGAAGAATAGTGGCTAGAAGGAAGTTTGAAGAGATGGAAAGACTCTCTGTGGGTTAGAGGGTCTTGGTCGAGTTTGGTATTATGGAATAAGGAGTTGAACGTTGTCGTTTTACATTATGCATTTCACTACTTAAGCTATGAGTTGTAATACTTTAGAGGGCATCATAATTGATCATTAAACAAGCATCTAATCTTCCAATCATTTCTTTTTATCCTCTCCCCTTTCTTGTTACGGATAAGCATGCTTATCAGATGCTTAGCAGATCCGCCCAAATAAAACCCTTCCATCTTTGACCCTTCCCATAGAAACCCAACGCTTCCGAGACTCAATAAGAGAAGACCTCGATTAGCCAATCATACCCCATTGCGAAGAGGAACCCCGTAAATCCGAACCGGATCCAGCCGGTAAAACTCTAGAAACCACCGTAACTTCATCGAAATTGAAAAATCGCCATTTTGTCGCCAGTTCATctaatttaatcaaaattagcctaaaaacaaaattagatgTAATTAATTACATATCTAAAGGTATAATTTATAAGCCAAAAGTTTATCCGAGAAAACAAATTatcaaactatttttatttgtatatatgaaATGATTTAAATCGAAATTATccgataatttattttaaaaactgaaTTACCAGctattttggtttaaattctATGAAATTATTCGAAAACTCTTAAGCGAACCAATTTTTATAGGCTAAGGTTGGAATCCATGAGACGACGTCCGTTGACTTTTGACTTTTGACTTTAGGGGTATCCTCAAAGTTTATCTTGCTTCTCAAAGATTGTTCCTCTTCTCCATTTGCAATTCTGCATCTGATATAATGGAAAATCTAAGGCTACCCTATGAAGCCGATAGATAGATTATTAGTTTGATCGTCTCTGTCACAGCCTTAGATTATTATTACTACAAGTAGTGCTGGTGTGGTTGGATCAACAAGATGAACAAATTGACGACCATGTTTGGGTCTCTTGGGAGAAGGAGTTCGAGTATAAGTACGAATGCTTCTGGTGATAGGAAGAACCTTTCCCAGGAATTAGATAAGGTGTGAATTCACCACCAGCTTGTTCAAAGTTTGGATCTTTTCTTTCGTCTTATAACTGGTTTTTGCAGGTGTTTCTTATGACTCTGGATCTACGTGATGCTAAGACCACATATAAAGTCATGGGCAAAGTTTATAAGATCCCAGGTAAACTTTTAACACTTCTTTACAAGTTTTTGGTTTATGGGCATAGCTAAAGCTTGATTCTTTAGGCTTTCCAAGGTCTAGTTCCTAGCTCTGGTTATGCGTCGAAGAATATTAGTGGTAGCTTGACTAATGATTTTCCCATTTACTTTTAATCAAAGATAGTTATTGAAGCGTTGGTTTCCTGGATAAATCTATACAGTACCAATATGACCATGGAATTCAAATGCCCTTCTCctatttttatttcttgtttAGGTGTCTCTTCTGTAGTCATGGAGGATGACTGCAGGATTACATTGACTGGGACAGCCGATCCACAGAAGCTACTCAACAAGCTTAAAATTTACCGGCCTATGATACGGAAGATTACGGTGAGCAAGAAGGACGATCCATGCGAAGAAGAAGGTGTTCTTCTAAGCAAGAAGCACCATTCAGGTGTAGATGATGATACTGTCAGTGAGCAATGGGAGAAAGGATACAAAAGGTTGGGTTTGAATGATGGGGGAGACGCGTACAGTGGTGCCATAAGTATCATGAGTTCACCAGCATGTAAATGGGAAAAACCAGATGACTCTGGTTCAAGGGACGACATTCCAACCGTTGCAGACATTACCACAACTATGACTCCCAACAGCGATGACTGGTACCTTTTCTGCGAGTTCCTCAGCAACCGTATGCCTCCCTTGACTCCCTCTGGGTGCAGCGCCGACGATGTCATTGATTTTCTTCGCACGCGGCAGGTTTCAGGCGGCCTCGAGGCTCTTGTTAGCCGCCTCAGTGCTAAGACTGATGCATATTTCCTAAAACCTGAGGACAATCCTTTTCGCAGCGCGGCTGTAACATCATACCTGAATGCTGCGAGGGAAATGACTCGAGAAACAGAATGCATACTAGTATTTTCGTGCAATGACAACCATGATGTGGATGAGACATCTTTCATCGAAGCCATCTCAAAAGAGTTGCGCAAGCGAAAGGTCATCCCTTTCGAATATAATCTATTGCGAAGAGAGAACCTGGATGAAGGGATGCTAGACAGATCTAATGTTGGTATCATGATCATTTCAAATACTTATGCTTCTTCTACACAGTCCCTGGATCATCTGGTGGCAATCATGAAGCACAGGAAAGCAACAGGCCTTGTAATTATTCCTATATATTTTAAGGTAACACTTTCAGACATTTATGGGTCGAAAGGCAAGTTTGAAGCAGCATTTCTGCAGCTTCAGAGTTCTCTCCAGGAAGACAAAGTTAAGAGATGGAAGGCGGCTGTGACTGAAATCGTGTCCATTGGTGGAATTGAATGGACAAAGGGGTATATACTAACTTCCCTTGCTATATGTACAGTTTGGCAGCTGTTCCCGTAGAAAAGCCTATAAGATTTCCAAAGCGTTAGCTTATCAACATAGGAGGATTGAATCTTGTTAGTTTGATGTTAATTTAGTTCTTCTATTTTCTGTGTCTCTTTTGCAGATTTCAGTTTATACTTGCCGAGGAAGTTGTAAGAAATGCATCCCTAAGGCTATATTTGAAGAATAGCAAGAATATGGTCGAAATCTTATCACTGTTAGAACACTCCGAGTGTTTAGATGTGGAAATTTTTGGACTCTGGGGTATGCCAGGAATAGGTAAGACATCTCTCGCTAGAGAAGTCTTTGAGATACTGGTTCCGCAATATGACTTGTGTTACTTCCTGCAAGACTTTCATCtggagtttgagatgaaagggCTGTGGCAATTGCGTGATGATTTCTTCTCTAAAATATTTGGGGAAGAAAAACTAAGTTTAGACGCTTCTGATACAAAACTGAGTTTCATGAGGGACCGgttccataataaaaggattcTTGTTGTCCTCGATGACGTCAGTAATGCCAGAGATGCAGAAGCTGTACTTGGAGGGTTTGGCTGGTTTTCTAAGGGACACACAATCATTTTAACATCTAGGAAAAAACAAGTTCTTGTACAGTGTAAAGCTAAAGAGCTATACGAGATCCAAAAATTATGCGAGTTTGAATCTTTCCGTCTCTGCAAACAGTATTTAAATGAAGAAAGTGAGGTCATCTCAGAGCTTATAAGCTGCAGTAGTGGTATTCCCTTGGTTCTCAAAGCTTTAGTTTCCTCTGTATCAAAGCGGCATATAAACAGTGTGAAGGAACATCTCTGGTTCTTGCTAGAAAATTCTCCTAGTCTGATTGAAGGAGCATTTCGGAGAAGCTTTGATTGCCTAGATGAAAACGAGAAGAACATATTTTTGGACATTGCATGTTTTTTCAGAGGGGTGGACATGGATCATGTGGTGCAAATACTTGATGCTTGCGGGGTTTATACAAACTTGGGAATCTGTGATCTTATAGATGAGTCTCTCATTAGCCTTTGCGACAATAGGATAGATATGCCTATTCCTTTTCAAGAATTTGGTCGATTTCTTGTtcatgaagaagatgaggatcCATGCGAGCGTAGCAGGTTGTGGGACCCTAGTGACATCACTAATGTATTGACTAGCAATTCAGTAAGTTTATATATGTGATATTTcatgattattatttatttagattTCAAAGCTGATGTTCCCCTACTAATGTGATTGCCTTTCTCAGGGAACGGACGCGATTGAGGGCATTTTCCTGGATGCGTCTGACTTGACCTGTGAGTTGGGTCCTACTGTATTTGATAAGATGTGTAAACTTCGATTGCTGAAGTTCTATTATTCCACCTCTGGGAATCACCAGTTCATGCTAAGCTTACCTCAAGGCCTATACTCTTTGCCTGATGAGTTAAGGCTACTTCACTGGGAGGGTTACCCTCTGGAAAATTTGCCGCAGAAATTTAATCCTGAGAACCTTGTACAGCTAAACATGCCTTACAGCGACATGGTGAAGTTATGGGAAGGGAAGAAAGTAAGTGTAGTATTGTGTAAACTTCAGCTTCTTGCATTTATTTGTAACCTTTGATTTGACGACTGATCTACGTTTTTCATATTGTATGCAGAATCTCGGGAATCTGAAGATATTGAAACTTAGCCACTCCGAAAAGTTGACTGATATCCGGATGTTATCAGAAGCCTTGAACCTTGAAAATATTGATCTCGAAGGATGTACGAGTCTGGTTGACATCAGCTCATCTATTCCTCGTTGTGGGAAGCTTGTTTCCTTGAATATGAAAGGCTGCTCTCGTTTGCAAAGTTTGCCGGCAATGGTTGGTTTAACATCTCTCAAGTTTCTTGATTTGTCTGGCTGCTTAGACCTTGAGGAGATTCAGGATTTTGCACCAAATTTAAAAGAGTTATATCTAGCTGGAACTGCCATTAGAGAACTTCCATCGTCAATCGAGAATCTCACAGAACTTGTTACACTCGATCTGGAGAACTGCAAAAGGCTTCAACAACTGCCAGTTGGAGTAAGCAACTTGAAATCTATTGTCAAGCTTAAGCTGTCTGGCTGCGGAAGTCTTGGGAGTCTGTTAAAACTCAAGGCAGTAGATTGTGGAACATCTTAGTTTGTTGAATAAAATTAAAGTGTTGAAGTTTCTGCGGTTCTATCACACACTTCATTTGAGAGTTGAGGCCAGACTTCATCCAAAAGCCTTAGTACACAGTATAAATCAGACCCAAGAGGTGCTTGATCAACAATTGTGCTGAAGAACTTTACTACGTCTAAACGTCCATCAATTCAAGGAGTCTGCAGCCACTGATCATGTACGCTTGGATTTATCA of Brassica napus cultivar Da-Ae chromosome C3 unlocalized genomic scaffold, Da-Ae chrC03_Random_2, whole genome shotgun sequence contains these proteins:
- the LOC125594656 gene encoding disease resistance protein RPP2A-like isoform X3 encodes the protein MNKLTTMFGSLGRRSSSISTNASGDRKNLSQELDKVFLMTLDLRDAKTTYKVMGKVYKIPGVSSVVMEDDCRITLTGTADPQKLLNKLKIYRPMIRKITVSKKDDPCEEEGVLLSKKHHSGVDDDTVSEQWEKGYKRLGLNDGGDAYSGAISIMSSPACKWEKPDDSGSRDDIPTVADITTTMTPNSDDWYLFCEFLSNRMPPLTPSGCSADDVIDFLRTRQVSGGLEALVSRLSAKTDAYFLKPEDNPFRSAAVTSYLNAAREMTRETECILVFSCNDNHDVDETSFIEAISKELRKRKVIPFEYNLLRRENLDEGMLDRSNVGIMIISNTYASSTQSLDHLVAIMKHRKATGLVIIPIYFKVTLSDIYGSKGKFEAAFLQLQSSLQEDKVKRWKAAVTEIVSIGGIEWTKGFQFILAEEVVRNASLRLYLKNSKNMVEILSLLEHSECLDVEIFGLWGMPGIGKTSLAREVFEILVPQYDLCYFLQDFHLEFEMKGLWQLRDDFFSKIFGEEKLSLDASDTKLSFMRDRFHNKRILVVLDDVSNARDAEAVLGGFGWFSKGHTIILTSRKKQVLVQCKAKELYEIQKLCEFESFRLCKQYLNEESEVISELISCSSGIPLVLKALVSSVSKRHINSVKEHLWFLLENSPSLIEGAFRRSFDCLDENEKNIFLDIACFFRGVDMDHVVQILDACGVYTNLGICDLIDESLISLCDNRIDMPIPFQEFGRFLVHEEDEDPCERSRLWDPSDITNVLTSNSGTDAIEGIFLDASDLTCELGPTVFDKMCKLRLLKFYYSTSGNHQFMLSLPQGLYSLPDELRLLHWEGYPLENLPQKFNPENLVQLNMPYSDMVKLWEGKKNLGNLKILKLSHSEKLTDIRMLSEALNLENIDLEGCTSLVDISSSIPRCGKLVSLNMKGCSRLQSLPAMVGLTSLKFLDLSGCLDLEEIQDFAPNLKELYLAGTAIRELPSSIENLTELVTLDLENCKRLQQLPVGVSNLKSIVKLKLSGCGSLGSLLKLKAVDCGTS